In Neofelis nebulosa isolate mNeoNeb1 chromosome 10, mNeoNeb1.pri, whole genome shotgun sequence, one DNA window encodes the following:
- the SLC3A2 gene encoding 4F2 cell-surface antigen heavy chain — protein MSQDTEVDMKEVELNEMEPEKQPMNAASGAAMAVVVASGAEKNGLVKIKVADDEAEAAAAAKFTGLSKEELLKVAGSPGWVRTRWALLVLFWLGWLGMLAGAVVIIVRAPRCRELPAQSWWHKGALYRIGDLLAFQGHEEGDLAGLKRHLDYLSTLKVKGFVLGPIHKNQKDDLAGTNLEQINPVLGSKEDFDNLLQSAKKKSIRVILDLTPNYEGQNSWFLPTQIDTVAAKMKDALSFWLQAGVDGFQVRDVENLTDASLLLAEWQNITKSFSEDRLLIAGTESSDLQQILSLLGSTKDLLLTSSYLSDSISTGKHVEFLVTQYLNATDSRWCSWSLSQAGLLTSFVPAHLLRLYHLLLFTLPGTPVFSYGDEIGLEAAALPGQPVKAPIMPWDESSFPNTSEPGSNNMTVKGQNEDPGSLLSLFRRLSDQRGKERSLLHGDFRVLSSGPDLFAYVRQWDQNERFLVVLNFGGVGQPARLPATASLPTKVNLLLSTHLGREEGASLELGHLNVEPHEGLLLRFPYVA, from the exons ATGAGCCAGGACACCGAGGTGGACATGAAGGAGGTGGAGCTGAACGAAATGGAGCCCGAGAAGCAGCCGATGAATGCGGCGTCCGGGGCAGCCATGGCCGTAGTCGTGGCGAGCGGCGCCGAAAAGAACGGCCTGGTTAAGATCAAGGTGGCCGACGACGAGGCAGAGGCAGCGGCCGCGGCCAAGTTCACTGGCCTGTCTAAGGAGGAGCTGCTGAAGGTGGCGGGCAGCCCCGGCTGGGTGCGCACCCGCTGGGCGCTGCTGGTGCTCTTCTGGCTCGGCTGGCTCGGCATGCTGGCGGGTGCGGTGGTCATCATTGTGCGGGCGCCGCGCTGCCGCGAGCTGCCCGCGCAGAGCTGGTGGCACAAAGGCGCCCTCTACCGCATCGGCGACCTGCTGGCCTTCCAGGGCCACGAGGAGGGCGACCTAGCGG GCCTGAAGAGGCACCTCGATTACCTGAGCACCCTGAAGGTGAAAGGCTTTGTGCTGGGCCCAATTCACAAGAACCAGAAAGATGACCTCGCTGGGACCAACTTGGAACAGATCAACCCTGTTCTCGGCTCCAAGGAAGATTTTGACAATCTCTTGCAATCGGCCAAGAAAAAGA GCATCCGGGTCATTCTGGACCTCACTCCCAACTATGAGGGCCAGAACTCATGGTTCCTCCCCACTCAGATTGACACTGTGGCCGCCAAGATGAAG GATGCTCTGAGTTTTTGGCTGCAGGCTGGTGTGGATGGGTTCCAGGTTCGGGACGTGGAGAATCTGACG gaTGCGTCTTTGTTGTTGGCTGAATGGCAGAACATCACCAAGAGCTTCAGCGAAGACAG GCTCTTGATTGCAGGGACTGAGTCCTCTGACCTTCAGCAGATTCTGAGCCTCCTTGGATCCACTAAGGACCTGTTGTTGACTAGCTCATACCTGTCAGACTCCATTTCCACCGGGAAGCATGTAGAATTCTTGGTCACCCAGTATTTGAATGCCACTGACAGTCGCTGGTGCAGCTGGAGC TTGTCTCAGGCGGGGCTCCTGACTTCCTTCGTGCCGGCTCATCTTCTCCGCCTTTACCACCTGCTGCTCTTCACCCTGCCAGGGACCCCGGTTTTCAGCTACGGAGATGAGATCGGCTTGGAGGCCGCCGCCCTGCCTGGCCAG CCTGTGAAGGCTCCAATCATGCCCTGGGATGAATCCAGCTTCCCCAACACCTCAGAACCTGGAAGTAACAACATGACTGTAAAG GGCCAGAATGAAgaccctggctccctcctttctctcttccggCGACTGAGTGATCAGCGAGGCAAGGAGCGCTCCCTGCTGCACGGGGATTTCCGTGTACTCTCCTCCGGGCCCGACCTCTTCGCCTACGTCCGCCAGTGGGACCAGAACGAGCGCTTCTTGGTAGTGCTCAACTTCGGGGGTGTCGGCCAACCAGCCAGGTTGCCGGCCACTGCCAGCCTGCCAACCAAGGTCAATCTGCTGCTCAGCACCCACCTGGGCCGTGAGGAGGGGGCCTCTCTTGAGCTGGGGCACCTAAACgtggagccccatgaggggctgtTGCTTCGTTTCCCCTATGTGGCCTAA